Proteins encoded together in one Acidobacteriota bacterium window:
- a CDS encoding argininosuccinate synthase: MEMREKVVLAYSGGLDTSIIIPWLKENYSYDVIAMVGDVGQGDDIDAVVKKAYATGASKVVVEDMREEFLAEYVFPAIMAGAVYEHKYLLGTSLARPVIAKHQVEVALREGATAVAHGCTGKGNDQVRFEHAYQALAPHLKIIAPWREWKLQSREDCLDYAAAHGVEVAQSREKIHSRDRNLLHISHEGGELEDPANAPLDTTWQLTRSPQSAPEESEAVEIAFEQGVPRAVNGQKLDAVTLVELLNEIGGRNAIGRVDLVENRFVGMKSRGCYETPGGTLLLAAHRELEALCLDRDLAHFQQHIGLKYAELVYFGLWFTPLREALDAFVAATQHEVTGSIGLSLYKGNITITSRKSENSLYRTDLSSFTMGESYDQKDAAGFIRILGLPARSRALSKNKKHEAVTK, from the coding sequence ATGGAAATGCGTGAAAAAGTTGTGCTCGCTTATTCCGGCGGGCTCGATACCTCGATCATCATTCCGTGGCTGAAAGAGAACTACAGCTACGACGTGATCGCGATGGTCGGGGATGTGGGACAAGGGGACGACATCGACGCTGTCGTCAAGAAGGCGTACGCCACCGGCGCCTCCAAGGTCGTGGTGGAGGACATGCGCGAGGAATTTCTCGCCGAATACGTTTTCCCCGCCATCATGGCGGGCGCGGTCTACGAGCATAAGTACCTGCTCGGCACGTCGCTGGCGCGTCCGGTGATCGCCAAGCATCAAGTGGAGGTCGCGCTGCGAGAGGGCGCCACCGCCGTGGCGCACGGATGCACCGGCAAAGGTAACGACCAGGTCCGCTTCGAACACGCATATCAAGCGCTCGCGCCGCACTTGAAGATCATCGCGCCGTGGCGCGAGTGGAAACTACAATCGCGCGAAGACTGCCTCGACTACGCCGCCGCTCATGGTGTGGAAGTCGCGCAGAGCCGCGAAAAGATCCACAGCCGCGACCGCAACCTGCTGCATATCTCACACGAAGGCGGCGAGCTGGAGGATCCGGCGAATGCGCCACTCGACACCACGTGGCAGCTCACACGCTCGCCGCAATCTGCGCCGGAAGAATCCGAAGCCGTCGAGATCGCCTTCGAGCAGGGTGTGCCCAGAGCTGTCAATGGGCAGAAGCTCGATGCCGTCACGCTGGTCGAACTGCTCAACGAGATCGGCGGACGCAACGCCATCGGCCGCGTGGACCTGGTCGAGAATCGCTTCGTCGGCATGAAATCGCGCGGCTGCTATGAGACGCCCGGCGGCACGCTGCTGCTCGCCGCGCATCGCGAGCTGGAAGCGCTCTGCCTCGATCGCGACCTCGCCCACTTCCAGCAGCACATCGGCTTGAAGTACGCCGAGCTCGTGTACTTCGGCCTGTGGTTCACGCCGCTGCGCGAAGCGCTCGATGCCTTTGTTGCCGCCACGCAGCACGAGGTCACCGGCTCGATCGGCCTCTCGCTTTACAAGGGCAACATCACCATCACTAGCCGCAAGTCGGAGAACTCGCTCTATCGCACCGACCTTTCGTCCTTCACCATGGGCGAGAGCTACGACCAGAAGGATGCGGCCGGGTTCATCCGCATCCTCGGCCTGCCCGCGCGTTCGCGCGCGCTGTCGAAAAACAAGAAGCATGAGGCCGTGACGAAATGA